One segment of Castanea sativa cultivar Marrone di Chiusa Pesio chromosome 3, ASM4071231v1 DNA contains the following:
- the LOC142628623 gene encoding putative mitochondrial protein AtMg00310, which yields MSCFQLPKSLCDEIEGLMRRFWWAQRGQESKIAWVSWKKMCKSKLKRGMDFRNLQAFNLAMLAKQGWRLLVNPNFLVARIYKARYYPHGDIFRAKLGSNPSYTWRSIMKGMEVVKRGTCWRVGNSNMIHIWENKWLPTPSTYKIISPQQPYDDFSMVSTLIDRDTKRWNVDLVKSLFLPFEANTVLNIPLNHNLPDDKIIWVGNKKGEFTVKSAY from the coding sequence ATGAGTTGCTTTCAGCTCCCAAAAAGCCTTTGTGATGAGATTGAAGGTTTGATGAGAAGATTTTGGTGGGCACAAAGAGGCCAGGAATCAAAAATTGCTTGGGTAAGCTGGAAGAAAATGTGCAAATCAAAACTTAAAAGAGGAATGGACTTTCGGAATCTACAAGCTTTCAACCTTGCTATGCTAGCCAAGCAAGGATGGAGGCTTCTGGTGAATCCTAATTTCCTAGTGGCCCGAATCTATAAGGCAAGATACTACCCACATGGAGATATCTTTAGAGCAAAACTTGGATCCAACCCTTCTTACACTTGGAGGAGCATCATGAAGGGTATGGAAGTGGTGAAGAGGGGAACCTGTTGGAGAGTTGGCAATAGTAACATGATCCACATTTGGGAAAACAAATGGCTTCCTACTCCCTCAACTTACAAAATAATTTCTCCCCAACAGCCTTATGATGATTTTTCAATGGTCTCTACTCTTATTGATAGAGACACCAAAAGGTGGAATGTTGATTTAGTAAAATCCCTTTTCCTCCCCTTTGAGGCAAATACAGTTCTCAACATCCCTCTCAATCACAACCTCCCAGATGATAAAATTATTTGGGTTGGTAACAAAAAAGGTGAATTCACAGTAAAAAGTGCCTATTAA
- the LOC142628624 gene encoding uncharacterized protein LOC142628624 codes for MDGLPTMMNLHKRGVNGCELCPCCGKEPESVLHSLVRCEVARRIWDFWVNCPVDFLSNAMDITNVALKICESGITQDLETFLGVAWISSRLQNRLSNLLSSSVSGRGKKRTKPPPRTFKINVDRVTSENGRSSSVGVAIRDSTGMITAAWCKYLQGQYSVTKTEALAVECGVLLARDMELSHIIIESDALAAFQGILAAEIEGNLGHVY; via the exons ATGGATGGCCTCCCAACAATGATGAATCTGCATAAAAGGGGAGTTAATGGGTGCGAGCTTTGTCCATGCTGTGGAAAGGAGCCAGAATCAGTACTCCACTCCCTTGTTAGATGTGAGGTTGCTAGAAGAATTTGGGATTTTTGGGTAAACTGTCCTGTGGACTTTCTATCTAATGCCATGGATATAACTAATGTGGCTTTGAAAATTTGTGAAAGTGGCATAACCCAAGATCTCGAAACTTTCTTAGGTGTAGCCTGG ATATCTTCAAGACTTCAAAACCGCCTCAGCAATTTGCTCTCATCATCAGTCTCTggcaggggaaaaaaaaggacaaaaccCCCTCCTAGGACCTTCAAAATCAATGTTGATAGAGTTACGTCTGAAAATGGCAGAAGTTCTAGTGTTGGAGTAGCCATTAGAGACTCGACTGGAATGATCACTGCTGCTTGGTGCAAATATCTTCAAGGTCAATATTCAGTGACAAAAACAGAAGCTCTTGCTGTAGAGTGTGGTGTCCTGTTAGCTAGAGATATGGAGCTTTCTCATATCATCATTGAATCTGATGCCTTAGCTGCATTCCAAGGCATCTTAGCAGCTGAAATAGAGGGCAACCTCGGTCATGTGTACTAA